The Raphanus sativus cultivar WK10039 chromosome 2, ASM80110v3, whole genome shotgun sequence genome includes a region encoding these proteins:
- the LOC108829637 gene encoding G-type lectin S-receptor-like serine/threonine-protein kinase SRK, with amino-acid sequence MMPRERENPIEEQLSAPMDFTMILNATDNFSQEIGHGGFGSVYKGVLASGEEIAVKKLSEISKQGLDEFRTEVRSISRLRHLNIVRLYGWSVYNEEKLLIYEYLVNGSLERHLFGGGELNWETRFHIIKGVAQGLAYIEEGGYDLIIHRDLKPDNILLDKDMIPKISDFGLARMCTRSEKEVITQHTAGTHGYVSPESLLDGIFSSASDVFSFGVIVLEIVNGKRNRSFSSSIGYLLGYAWNKYNEGNWSEIIDEKIRQDCVESWQVLRCIEVGLLCSQYFARDRPKISLVVAQLQQETIEIQKPKRPAFYPIDEGKSGIPSSSNSKGESSTPTPYTVNRYTFSEIDAR; translated from the exons ATGATGCCAAGGGAAAGAGAAAACCCAATAGAGGAACAACTATCTGCCCCAATGGATTTTACGATGATACTGAATGCCACAGACAATTTCTCTCAAGAGATCGGACATGGTGGGTTTGGGTCTGTGTAcaag GGTGTGTTAGCCAGCGGGGAAGAAATCGCTGTCAAGAAACTTTCAGAAATCTCGAAACAAGGGTTGGATGAGTTCCGTACCGAGGTGAGGTCTATTTCACGCCTTAGACACCTTAACATCGTCCGTCTGTATGGTTGGAGCGTTTACAATGAAGAGAAGCTCTTGATATACGAGTATCTAGTCAACGGCAGCTTAGAACGACATCTTTTTG GTGGTGGTGAGCTAAATTGGGAAACGAGATTTCATATTATCAAGGGTGTAGCTCAAGGCCTAGCATATATCGAAGAAGGGGGATACGATCTGATTATACATCGGGACTTGAAGCCTGATAATATCTTACTTGACAAAGATATGATCCCTAAGATATCAGATTTCGGGTTGGCCCGAATGTGTACAAGGAGCGAGAAGGAAGTTATCACACAGCATACGGCTGGAACGCA TGGCTACGTATCGCCAGAATCCCTTTTAGATGGCATATTCTCATCTGCGTCAGACGTCTTCAGTTTTGGAGTTATTGTTCTTGAAATTGTTAACGGGAAAAGGAACAGATCATTCTCCTCTTCTATTGGCTATCTTCTCGGTTAC GCGTGGAACAAATATAATGAAGGAAACTGGAGTGAAATCATCGATGAGAAGATCAGACAAGACTGTGTAGAGTCTTGGCAAGTGTTGAGATGCATTGAAGTGGGACTCCTGTGTTCTCAATATTTTGCAAGGGACAGACCGAAAATCTCCCTGGTTGTGGCTCAACTCCAACAGGAAACCATTGAGATTCAAAAGCCAAAACGCCCTGCCTTTTACCCAATTGATGAAGGCAAAAGTGGGATTCCTTCCTCTTCAAACTCGAAGGGAGAATCTTCCACACCGACTCCCTATACAGTTAACCGCTACACGTTTTCAGAGATCGATGCTCGGTGA